From Solanum stenotomum isolate F172 chromosome 2, ASM1918654v1, whole genome shotgun sequence:
ACTGAATTTCTTTCCGCGTTAAAAGTATTGACTCATGGACTAAACGTGTGTAGTTGAACAAATGGAGAGACTGTAATTTGGAAGAGTTAAATCCAAGAAAAACTAGTGAAAATGAGATCACATTGCACGTTTGATTAtgaaatttagaagaaaaaaaaataatttttattttcaaagtagaaaaataatatttgaaaggAGTTGTGTTTAGTCATTAATATAAATTACAGTTGTCTTTgactattttgagttatttggAGTGAAAATACATCTTTGTTACTTTTCGAATTCTTGAAAGACAATTGaattctaaattattatttttttggtcaaaCATGTTTTCAAATTTTTCGAAATTCATTCAACTCTAAATAACTGAAAgaatttcatggtcaaatgcCTAGAAGATTCACACTAAATAAAGCTATGGTAAGTGATGATGAAAGAAAATCTATATCCATTACtcctttcatttctttttagttgttacgatattcttttttagagtcaaataattaaaattttgactaatattttatgaagtattttttcattatattgatatccaaaaattgcaatttatagtactattcatataattttttaatatataatatcaaattaatgtaatttaatttaattttgaaaattagtcaaaattaaAACACAATATGACAACTATAAAGAAGCGACTTACTAGTAAATGATTAAATTTTGCAGCCTATATAAAGCTAGCCATACTTTTCATTTTGAAACATCCCAAATATATTCCACCActcctatttttcttcatttcatgGATTTAGGCATGGTCACAAAAGACTCCAATTGGTGGGTATTTACACTACCAACTTTCCTTGGTTGGAAAATTCTTCTTGATGAATGTGTTAtcctttatattattttagCTTTTATTTCAATCACTCTAATCACTTGGGCTTCTACTCCTGGTGGTGTTGCTTGGAAAAACAACACCACCAATACTAGTAGTGGTCCAGGACGAAATATTCCTGGACCACGTGGCTTTCCGATAATCGGAAGCCTTTTCACTTTGAGTCGCGATGGCTTAGCTCATCGCACTTTAGCCACCGCGGCTTGGAGTCATAAAGCTAAACAGCTTATGGCTTTTAGCCTTGGTTCAACTCCTTTAGTTGTATCTTCCGATCCTCAAATAGCTAAAGAGATTCTTACATCACCTCACTTCGCTGACCGTCCGATTAAACAATCGGCTAAAAGCCTCATGTTTAGCCGAGCCATTGGGTTCGCTCCTAACGGAACTTACTGGCGTCTACTCCGTCGTATTGCTTCTTCATATCTCTTCTCTCCTAGCCGAATTGCGGCTCATGAAACGAGCCGTCAGCTTGACTGTTCTGTTATGTTACGGAATATAGTTAACGATCAGATTGAAAATGGAAAAGTAGTTTTGAGGACGCATTTGCAATTTGCTGCGTTGAATAATATTATGGGTAGTGTGTTTGGGAAGCGTTATGATAATGTTGATGGTAAATTAGAGCTTGGAGAGTTGCAAGATATGGTGAAGGAAGGTTTTGAATTATTAGGTGCTTTTAATTGGTCTGATTATCTTCCGTGGTTGAGTTTGTTTTATGATCCGTCGGGCATTGTTCGACGGAGTGAAGCTCTCGTGCCACGTGTACGAAAGTTTgttcttgatattattgatgaaCATAAGCGTTATCGTGCTTCTGCATCAAAAATGGTGATGACTGATAATGGTGATTTTGTTGACGTTTTATTATCTCTTGATGGAGAAGAAAAGCTAGACGAAGATGATATGGTCGCCGTTCTTTGGGTACgtaactattattttttctgtttcaatttatatgatatattttttttttttagtccatCTACAAATATTTAGGTCTCACTTATTTGGCTAGAAAGCCcacaaaaatgtattttttttttttctaattttaagaatagttttgaaaccttataaaatattttcatatgcaGGAAATGATATTTAGAGGGACGGACACCACGGCACTTCTAACGGAGTGGGTGATGGCGGAACTTGTTTTGCACCCCGAAGTGCAAAACAAGTTACGACAAGAAGTCGATAATGTGACGATGGGAAAAGTTGTGACTGATGTGGACGTTGTTCGGATGCCCTACTTACAAGCAGTGATAAAAGAGACTCTACGAGTTCATCCACCGGGTCCACTTCTCTCGTGGGCGCGGCTTTCCACATCAGACGTTCGGCTTAGCAATGGCATGGTTGTTCCTTCCCATACAACGGCGATGGTCAACATGTGGGCTATTACTCATGACTCTGACGTGTGGGAAAATCCACTTGAATTTAAGCCAGAGAGGTTTGTAGTGTCAGAAGGTGGTGTGAATGTGGATGTGAGGGGGGGTGACCTACGTTTGGCACCGTTTGGGGCAGGAAGGAGAGTGTGCCCCGGGAAGAATTTGGGGTTGGTTACGGTTATGTTATGGGTGGCTAAGTTGGTGCAACATTTCGAGTTTGTGGAGGATGGGGCCCATCCAGTTGACTTGGGAGAAGTTTTAAAATTGTCATGTGAAATGAAGAATCCACTCACTGTTGTGGCCATGCAGAGGAATGTTTAGTTTTAGgattgtgtgtttttttttgtcttttgatatttttctatatatctCAACTCTAtagatttgaattttgattattaAATTTGGGGCAGAGATAGGATATGGAAGATAATGTTCCTAGCATATAAATTTGGACTCCAATTTTGAACCTATGTAGAGAGTCCTGACTTTGTGCTTTCTTGTTTTGGAAAAAAACttatattgttttttcttgcaatttagTGATATATAATGATATTCATGTTCAGCGTTTGATTATAGATTTTGATTTATAAGTACGTGATCTATAATGATCATCtcgtttatttatatttagctGATGTTGTTGGGTATTAATTGCTCAAGttttttttaccataaaatAGGTTTTCAGTCTCCACATTTGGCTACTTCATTTTTTGTAGGAAAATATTTAGGACGGTATAAATAGAGACTCGTTCCTTCTAGcttaatcaacattcacaatgtagtctaggggttttgagagttttggtttGGGGAGAGAATTTGTGGAACACAAGTGATAtgttatcacttgtgtgaacctcctTGTATTTTGAGTGAATTGGTTGATGTTTATTCTCTCTagtattttgtactctcatgtATATATAGTGAATTACTCATTTCATTTGTGGATGTAGGTTGGTCAATTGAACCACGTTAAATTTTTgtgtcttttgatatatttctcatttgtctttttaccgtggtctttcaaagtttgttttgctagcttccgcatgacgcttAATTATTTCGATCCTAACAGATGTTTGGttatagattttaaaatttcatctttAAATATCTGTTTGATTAttaaatttgatcaaattttaaaaaatttgatcttcaaatattttcaagttcattagtttttggatttttgggACTTCCACTCATAAAATCTTACTAAATTTTTTCTAGTATAATgtatgtccaaacaaaacttttaattttataagtcTCAACTTTAAAATCTATGGCTGAATTGGAGCTTATTAGTTCTATTGTTGAATTATAAATGCTTCTTTATAAGTTTTTTGTCACTAAAACTGATATATTGTCGTGTGAAAAGACTAGTCATATTGTTCAAAAAGATCATATTCCAATTAGAGTATCTATGAACCAAAAATATGCTCATCAGATATGTTTTAATTAAACTCTCACGTACTAAGTCAACCGAAAAATCTTGTATAAATCATTTTCTATAAGAAAGAAATGTTGATAGAGTTAATTATGCTTGGAAATGTCCTTAACGAGATTCAAGGGAAACAATTAGAATCACAcatgaataaaagaaagaaatgttGATAGAATTAATTATGTTTGAAAATGTCCTTACGAGATTCAAGGGAAACAATTAGAATCACACATGAATAAAAGCAGAATCAGGATATCAATTTTATGATTTTCGATTGATCTTAGAATAA
This genomic window contains:
- the LOC125855116 gene encoding cytochrome P450 78A7-like, translating into MDLGMVTKDSNWWVFTLPTFLGWKILLDECVILYIILAFISITLITWASTPGGVAWKNNTTNTSSGPGRNIPGPRGFPIIGSLFTLSRDGLAHRTLATAAWSHKAKQLMAFSLGSTPLVVSSDPQIAKEILTSPHFADRPIKQSAKSLMFSRAIGFAPNGTYWRLLRRIASSYLFSPSRIAAHETSRQLDCSVMLRNIVNDQIENGKVVLRTHLQFAALNNIMGSVFGKRYDNVDGKLELGELQDMVKEGFELLGAFNWSDYLPWLSLFYDPSGIVRRSEALVPRVRKFVLDIIDEHKRYRASASKMVMTDNGDFVDVLLSLDGEEKLDEDDMVAVLWEMIFRGTDTTALLTEWVMAELVLHPEVQNKLRQEVDNVTMGKVVTDVDVVRMPYLQAVIKETLRVHPPGPLLSWARLSTSDVRLSNGMVVPSHTTAMVNMWAITHDSDVWENPLEFKPERFVVSEGGVNVDVRGGDLRLAPFGAGRRVCPGKNLGLVTVMLWVAKLVQHFEFVEDGAHPVDLGEVLKLSCEMKNPLTVVAMQRNV